In a single window of the Micrococcaceae bacterium Sec5.7 genome:
- a CDS encoding pitrilysin family protein — MTVVPLPLVQNQHGDTLIHGADGGSIVRRSVLPGGVRVLTEAMPGQRSATIGFWVGVGSRDEAPGQHGSTHFLEHLLFKGTKRRTALEIASAFDEVGGESNAATAKESTCYFARVLDTDLPMAIDVIADMITGAVLDSEEMEQERDVILEEIAMDSDDPTDVAHENFVAAVLGTHPLGRPIGGTPDAIRAVARDSVWEHYRRYYRPDELVITAAGGLDHDVVCGLVVDALHAAGWALEPDAAPVDRRSTERADIAGTAGLHVVKRPVEQANIIMGCPTIVATDDRRFVMSVLNAVLGGGMSSRLFQEIREKRGLVYSTYSFASSYADAGYFGMYAGCTPSKVRQVLDLLGAELDKLAGGGISDDELSKAVGQLCGGIVLALEDTGSRMSRLGRAELVSGEYQDIDETLRLIKAVTAAQVQELARELAAAPRTVTVVGPFEETETFGL; from the coding sequence ATGACTGTCGTACCCCTGCCTCTAGTGCAGAACCAGCATGGTGACACCCTGATCCACGGAGCAGATGGCGGGTCCATAGTCCGGCGCTCAGTCCTCCCGGGCGGTGTGCGCGTACTGACGGAAGCGATGCCAGGCCAGCGCTCGGCCACCATCGGTTTCTGGGTTGGCGTGGGTTCCCGCGATGAAGCCCCCGGGCAGCATGGTTCCACACACTTCCTCGAGCATCTGCTCTTCAAGGGCACCAAGCGGCGCACCGCACTCGAGATTGCCTCTGCCTTTGACGAGGTGGGCGGGGAATCGAACGCGGCCACCGCGAAGGAAAGCACCTGCTATTTCGCCCGGGTGCTGGACACGGACCTTCCCATGGCCATTGATGTCATTGCAGACATGATCACCGGTGCCGTGCTGGATTCCGAGGAGATGGAGCAGGAACGCGACGTCATCCTTGAGGAAATCGCCATGGACAGCGACGATCCCACGGACGTGGCCCACGAGAATTTTGTGGCGGCCGTACTGGGAACACACCCGCTTGGCCGGCCGATCGGCGGCACCCCGGATGCCATCAGGGCTGTTGCCCGGGATTCCGTCTGGGAGCACTACCGCCGCTACTACCGTCCGGACGAGCTTGTCATCACGGCAGCCGGGGGACTGGACCACGACGTCGTCTGTGGTCTGGTGGTTGATGCCCTGCACGCTGCCGGCTGGGCCCTCGAGCCGGACGCTGCTCCGGTGGACCGGCGCTCCACCGAGCGGGCGGACATCGCCGGCACCGCAGGCCTTCACGTGGTCAAGCGTCCGGTTGAACAGGCCAACATCATCATGGGTTGCCCCACGATAGTTGCCACCGACGACCGCCGTTTTGTGATGAGCGTGCTGAACGCTGTTCTGGGCGGCGGAATGTCCTCACGGCTGTTCCAGGAAATCCGCGAAAAGCGGGGCCTGGTGTACTCCACCTACTCCTTCGCTTCCTCCTACGCTGATGCCGGCTACTTCGGCATGTACGCCGGCTGCACGCCTTCAAAGGTCCGGCAGGTGCTTGACCTTCTCGGCGCGGAACTCGACAAGCTGGCGGGCGGCGGAATCTCCGACGACGAACTCAGCAAGGCCGTAGGCCAGCTCTGCGGCGGCATTGTGCTGGCTCTTGAGGACACGGGGTCCCGGATGTCGAGGCTGGGCCGGGCCGAGCTGGTGTCCGGCGAGTACCAGGACATCGACGAGACCCTGCGCCTCATCAAGGCGGTGACCGCCGCGCAGGTCCAGGAGCTTGCCCGCGAACTGGCTGCCGCGCCGCGGACTGTCACGGTTGTGGGTCCTTTCGAGGAAACCGAAACTTTCGGACTTTGA
- a CDS encoding DUF1579 family protein, giving the protein MDRPQPGTAHEALEVLLGHWQGTTSFVASTWGGARTAAAEVTYTRAAGGCAVVQSYRHSEPDGSHFEGHGVFTVDPDHGDTLWYYVDSMGRPPAAPARGTWHNGTLTVERQSNRGTARHTFRVDDGVLTHSAELRLGDAPDFSPFMTSVCTRV; this is encoded by the coding sequence ATGGACCGTCCGCAACCGGGCACTGCGCATGAGGCGCTGGAAGTACTCCTCGGGCATTGGCAGGGCACTACGTCTTTTGTCGCCTCCACCTGGGGCGGAGCCCGGACGGCCGCGGCGGAGGTGACGTACACGCGTGCCGCGGGGGGATGCGCGGTGGTGCAGAGCTACCGGCACAGCGAACCGGACGGTTCGCACTTCGAGGGCCACGGCGTGTTCACTGTTGACCCGGACCATGGGGACACACTCTGGTACTACGTGGACAGCATGGGCCGGCCGCCGGCGGCGCCGGCCCGAGGCACCTGGCACAACGGCACCCTGACCGTCGAACGGCAGAGCAACCGCGGCACCGCACGCCACACGTTCCGGGTGGACGACGGCGTGCTGACCCACAGTGCCGAACTCCGCCTCGGTGACGCTCCGGACTTCAGTCCGTTCATGACCTCCGTCTGCACCAGGGTGTAA
- a CDS encoding helix-turn-helix transcriptional regulator — translation MATSWTVNRSRERIETLFRSGGEDHELRAAALAEMRRTLGFSAYAWPLSDPETATGVAPMAQVPEDVAARLPQLIKAKYTSPVNRWTALSTAPSPVATLAGTTGGALSRRGPFEGMLRSYGVGDIVSVVYADQYGIWSWLDLWRGSDDPPFSDAETGFLASLAPAITTGFRRSRAAQFRSYDDERHTPPPPPQAVLVMDEEMRVLGQTASAEQWLGLLQRSPGPNSAIPAEVYNVVGQLLAKEYRVDVHAAAARVHIGGGQWAALRAARMDSPDSTGTPVASPPVAVTIQECPPAARLGVFVRSYGLTARERQALALLAAGLENEQLARRMGIAGYTAQDHFKSIFVKTGVHSRSGVLALALGGNARDDAAFLP, via the coding sequence ATGGCGACGTCATGGACGGTCAACAGAAGCCGGGAACGGATCGAGACCCTCTTCCGCTCCGGTGGGGAGGACCATGAGCTGCGGGCCGCGGCCCTGGCGGAAATGCGCCGGACTCTGGGCTTCAGCGCCTATGCCTGGCCGCTGTCCGACCCGGAGACGGCCACGGGCGTCGCCCCGATGGCCCAGGTCCCGGAGGACGTGGCTGCACGGCTGCCGCAACTGATCAAAGCCAAGTACACGAGCCCGGTGAACAGATGGACGGCCCTATCCACGGCTCCGTCACCAGTGGCGACCCTGGCCGGTACCACTGGTGGGGCCTTGTCGCGGAGAGGCCCGTTCGAGGGCATGTTGCGCAGCTATGGCGTGGGCGACATCGTTTCCGTGGTGTATGCGGACCAGTACGGGATCTGGTCGTGGCTGGACCTGTGGCGGGGAAGTGACGATCCACCGTTCAGCGACGCCGAGACCGGGTTTCTTGCCTCGCTGGCACCCGCCATCACCACAGGGTTCCGGCGCAGCCGCGCCGCCCAGTTCCGCTCGTATGACGATGAACGGCACACGCCTCCGCCCCCGCCGCAGGCCGTGCTGGTGATGGACGAGGAGATGCGCGTCCTGGGGCAGACGGCGTCTGCTGAGCAATGGTTGGGACTGCTTCAGCGTTCGCCCGGTCCCAACTCGGCGATACCCGCAGAAGTGTACAACGTGGTGGGTCAGCTGCTTGCCAAGGAATACAGGGTGGATGTGCATGCCGCCGCGGCGCGGGTGCACATCGGCGGTGGCCAGTGGGCGGCGCTGCGGGCTGCCCGGATGGACTCACCGGACAGCACGGGCACGCCGGTGGCCTCGCCGCCCGTGGCTGTCACCATCCAGGAATGCCCTCCGGCTGCCCGGCTGGGCGTCTTCGTTCGCTCGTACGGGCTCACAGCAAGAGAGCGCCAGGCACTTGCATTGCTTGCCGCGGGGCTGGAGAACGAGCAGCTTGCACGACGGATGGGGATTGCCGGTTACACGGCCCAGGATCATTTCAAGTCGATCTTCGTCAAAACCGGGGTCCACAGCCGCTCTGGTGTTCTGGCCCTGGCGCTGGGCGGAAATGCCCGGGACGACGCCGCGTTCCTGCCATGA
- a CDS encoding MoaD/ThiS family protein: MNVRYFAAARSAAGVEEERFDLPAGASVESLLAAVLGVERPEPPTGTPPLARILARSSFLLNEVAVRDRSQVLRPGDVVDVLPPFAGG, translated from the coding sequence TTGAACGTACGTTACTTCGCTGCCGCACGCTCTGCTGCAGGTGTGGAAGAGGAGCGCTTCGACCTTCCCGCGGGCGCTTCGGTGGAATCGCTGCTCGCGGCCGTCCTTGGGGTCGAGCGGCCCGAACCACCCACGGGCACTCCCCCGCTGGCCCGTATCCTGGCCCGCAGCAGCTTCCTGCTCAATGAGGTTGCGGTGCGGGACCGTTCCCAGGTGCTCCGCCCTGGCGACGTTGTTGACGTGCTGCCGCCCTTCGCCGGCGGCTAG
- the moaA gene encoding GTP 3',8-cyclase MoaA, with translation MNVQLGMPQPREDGRSGSEDRGGPSVSARPADAPAGLVDRFGRRATDMRLSLTDKCNLRCTYCMPAEGLEWLAKQAVMSAGEIVRIVRIGVNQLGVRELRLTGGEPLVRADLIDIIAALRQAHPELPISMTTNGVGLDKKAAALKAAGLSRINVSLDSLHEETFAQLTRRPFLNKVLAGVDAAWAAGLGPVKLNAVLMRGINDTESPALLAWALDRGYELRFIEQMPLDADHGWTRRNMITAAEIRELLSTDYVLSPDPRARDGAPAERFEVRRRVAGSAGTSGTAGASGPLLGTVGIIASVTEPFCSDCRRTRITAEGKIMSCLFSREEFDLLGLLREGASDEQLAERWQDAMWVKPKAHGMDHVGLDAPDFVQPDRSMSAIGG, from the coding sequence ATGAATGTTCAGCTTGGTATGCCGCAGCCCCGCGAGGACGGCAGGTCCGGTTCCGAGGACCGGGGTGGGCCGTCGGTGTCCGCGCGTCCCGCGGATGCACCCGCGGGACTGGTGGACCGCTTCGGCCGGCGCGCCACTGACATGAGACTCTCATTGACCGACAAATGCAATCTTCGCTGCACATACTGCATGCCGGCCGAAGGGCTGGAATGGCTGGCCAAACAGGCGGTGATGTCGGCCGGGGAAATCGTCCGGATTGTGCGGATCGGCGTTAATCAGCTGGGCGTCCGCGAGCTCCGGCTGACCGGCGGGGAACCTCTCGTGCGGGCTGACCTCATCGACATCATTGCTGCCCTCCGGCAGGCACACCCTGAGTTGCCAATCTCCATGACCACCAACGGTGTTGGTCTGGACAAAAAAGCGGCCGCTCTCAAGGCTGCCGGCCTCTCCCGCATCAACGTCTCGCTGGACTCACTGCACGAGGAGACGTTCGCGCAACTCACCCGCCGCCCGTTCCTCAACAAAGTGCTGGCCGGTGTGGACGCAGCCTGGGCTGCCGGACTTGGCCCGGTCAAGCTCAACGCCGTGCTGATGCGGGGAATCAATGACACCGAATCCCCGGCGCTGCTGGCCTGGGCCCTTGACCGGGGATACGAGCTCCGTTTCATCGAGCAGATGCCGCTGGATGCCGATCACGGCTGGACACGGCGGAACATGATCACGGCTGCGGAAATCCGTGAGCTGCTCTCCACCGACTATGTCCTCAGCCCCGATCCACGGGCGCGGGACGGCGCACCTGCAGAACGCTTTGAAGTACGACGCCGGGTGGCGGGCTCGGCTGGAACGTCCGGTACCGCCGGGGCATCCGGCCCCCTGCTGGGAACAGTCGGCATCATTGCCTCCGTCACGGAACCGTTCTGCTCTGACTGCCGCCGGACGCGGATCACGGCAGAAGGCAAGATCATGAGCTGCCTGTTCTCCCGAGAGGAGTTCGATCTGCTGGGCCTCCTCCGTGAAGGCGCCAGCGACGAACAACTGGCGGAACGCTGGCAGGATGCCATGTGGGTCAAGCCGAAGGCTCACGGCATGGACCATGTCGGACTTGACGCCCCGGACTTCGTCCAGCCGGACCGCAGCATGAGTGCCATCGGAGGCTGA
- a CDS encoding response regulator transcription factor, which translates to MNKSQTAPAPVAIGNRRILLVEDEQTIADVVRDYLVRSGFQVDLARDGFTALQLASSRQPDLILLDRMLPGLDGAEVCRRLRETMSVPVIMLTALGTEDDRILGLEVGADDYITKPFSPRELVLRVKSVLRRSIQEFSPEPAVEIAGFRLNPAARTVAHHGQPLSLTVREFDLLAFLLRRPNQAFSREDLIRAVWGWEFGDLSTVTVHVRRLREKIEDDPTRPVLLKTVWGVGYRLDAPAEQDRTAPDGEAADAGR; encoded by the coding sequence GTGAACAAGTCCCAGACCGCTCCGGCCCCGGTCGCCATCGGAAATCGGCGCATTCTGCTCGTGGAAGACGAACAGACCATCGCCGATGTGGTGCGTGATTATCTGGTGCGGTCCGGCTTCCAGGTGGATCTTGCCCGGGACGGTTTCACCGCTCTCCAGCTGGCTTCCTCGAGGCAACCGGACCTGATCCTTCTGGACCGCATGCTTCCCGGACTGGATGGTGCGGAAGTCTGCCGCAGGCTCCGGGAGACCATGAGTGTCCCGGTGATCATGCTGACGGCGCTGGGAACGGAGGACGACCGGATCCTGGGCCTGGAAGTTGGCGCTGACGATTACATCACCAAGCCGTTCTCGCCGCGGGAGCTGGTGCTGCGGGTGAAGTCGGTGTTGCGCCGTAGCATCCAGGAATTCAGCCCGGAACCGGCCGTTGAGATTGCCGGATTCCGGCTCAATCCGGCCGCCCGCACTGTGGCACATCACGGACAACCGCTGTCCCTCACAGTCCGCGAGTTCGATCTGCTCGCTTTCCTGCTCCGACGGCCCAACCAGGCATTCAGCCGCGAGGACCTTATCCGGGCGGTGTGGGGCTGGGAGTTCGGCGACCTCTCCACCGTGACGGTCCACGTCCGCCGGCTGCGCGAAAAGATCGAGGACGACCCAACCCGGCCAGTGCTTCTGAAAACCGTCTGGGGCGTCGGGTACCGGCTGGACGCTCCCGCGGAACAGGACCGGACCGCCCCGGACGGTGAGGCCGCTGATGCAGGCCGCTGA
- a CDS encoding HAMP domain-containing sensor histidine kinase, translating into MQAAELFAIIGWALLWAVVIGAISLLVLRALRRTSFAVQICVVVLATVAVLTAGMVSAFNAMFISARDLEAMWYILGIASVAAVAISLVLGARVSRNASALSEAARSIGRGESPGRPVPVMGAELTALAGELELSGRRLEESRQREAAVEMSRRELVSWISHDLRTPLASMRAMAEALEDGMASDVSGYHRKIIAQTDQMAVMVNDLLELSKIQAGTLRLTSEPLDLYDLASDAIADLAPLAAQRKITLDGGGDRECLALADGPSMGRAVRNVLLNAIIYSHPGSGVNVAVGRDGEHAFVAVTDSCGGIAPEDLPHVFETGWQRNAARSRAGFADGNGPDATRYSGAGVGLSMVAGIVRAHGGSVTVENVDGGCRFALRLPADGTVTRTPANQSSGAAHDA; encoded by the coding sequence ATGCAGGCCGCTGAGCTCTTCGCGATCATCGGCTGGGCCCTGCTGTGGGCCGTGGTGATCGGTGCCATCTCGCTGCTGGTCCTGCGGGCCCTGCGCCGGACATCGTTCGCTGTGCAGATCTGCGTAGTGGTGCTCGCCACGGTCGCGGTCCTGACGGCAGGCATGGTCAGTGCCTTCAATGCGATGTTCATTTCCGCCCGGGACCTCGAGGCCATGTGGTACATCCTGGGGATCGCCTCAGTCGCCGCAGTGGCCATTTCGCTGGTGCTTGGAGCCCGCGTCTCGCGGAACGCGAGCGCCTTGTCCGAAGCCGCCCGCAGCATCGGCCGCGGCGAGAGTCCGGGGCGCCCGGTGCCGGTCATGGGTGCCGAACTCACCGCCCTTGCGGGTGAACTGGAACTGAGCGGCCGCAGGCTCGAGGAATCCAGGCAGCGCGAAGCCGCCGTCGAAATGTCACGCCGGGAGCTCGTTTCCTGGATCTCTCATGATCTCCGCACTCCGCTCGCCAGCATGCGGGCCATGGCGGAAGCGCTTGAGGACGGAATGGCCAGCGACGTTTCCGGCTACCACCGCAAGATCATCGCACAGACCGACCAGATGGCGGTGATGGTCAACGACCTTCTGGAGCTGTCCAAAATCCAGGCCGGCACGCTTCGACTGACCTCGGAACCGCTGGATCTCTACGATCTCGCCAGCGATGCCATTGCGGACCTTGCGCCGCTGGCTGCACAGCGGAAGATCACGCTCGACGGCGGCGGAGACCGTGAGTGCCTTGCCCTCGCGGACGGACCGTCCATGGGACGGGCGGTCCGCAACGTCCTGTTGAACGCCATTATCTACAGCCACCCCGGTTCCGGCGTGAACGTGGCTGTGGGCCGGGACGGCGAACATGCCTTTGTGGCCGTGACGGACAGTTGCGGCGGGATCGCCCCGGAAGACCTGCCGCACGTGTTCGAGACCGGCTGGCAGAGGAACGCCGCGCGCAGCCGGGCAGGGTTCGCAGACGGAAATGGACCGGATGCAACGCGCTACAGCGGCGCCGGCGTTGGCCTGAGTATGGTGGCCGGCATCGTCCGGGCCCATGGCGGCAGCGTCACCGTGGAAAACGTCGACGGCGGATGCCGGTTCGCACTGCGGCTCCCCGCAGACGGGACGGTCACCCGGACGCCGGCAAACCAGAGTTCAGGAGCAGCCCATGACGCATGA
- a CDS encoding molybdopterin-dependent oxidoreductase, which translates to MTHDQEIRPVRGAGTGQQARTGQHNGSAPDGKQPPHHDSGPGIQPARWAVAAGVVAAGTGVVLGELLAGLVSPSVSPMTAVGGAVIDAAPPAVKEWAISLFGTADKLALLAGMALVMAALAGLAGVLEWRRRFAGAAVIAVFGVVGLVAVLTRAQVTPNAIPVPLVAAGLGIVLLRWLMTRLGAWRASADSTLPARRSFLQLLAGGAAVAAVGGVLATAWRGAAAGVNEVRSKLLLPSARSLAPAIPAGAEVGLEGMDPLVTPNPDFYRIDTALSVPVLDPEKWTLKVTGMVEREIELDFATLLAKPMTERHITIACVSNEVGGDLIGNALWLGWPVRELLSMAGPTPGADMVLSRSSDGWTASTPLEVLTDNRDALLAVGMNGAPLPLEHGFPVRMIVPGLYGYVSATKWITELKVTRFADDVAYWTPRGWTDHGPIKTSSRIDVPRNGRSATAGTVMFGGVSWAQHTGVSRVELRVNRGAWQEARLAPGISLDTWRQWQLGIDLTPGQYEVQVRATDLNGAAQAEERRPVAPDGATGLHTIRVEVTP; encoded by the coding sequence ATGACGCATGACCAGGAAATCAGACCGGTACGCGGGGCCGGTACGGGGCAGCAGGCACGTACGGGGCAGCACAATGGTTCGGCGCCGGACGGGAAGCAGCCCCCGCACCACGATTCCGGGCCGGGCATTCAGCCGGCGCGTTGGGCCGTTGCTGCCGGGGTTGTCGCTGCCGGAACCGGCGTGGTGCTGGGAGAGCTCCTGGCGGGTCTGGTCAGTCCGTCGGTCTCGCCTATGACAGCCGTCGGCGGGGCAGTCATCGACGCCGCCCCGCCCGCGGTGAAGGAATGGGCCATTTCGCTGTTTGGCACGGCGGACAAACTGGCGCTGCTGGCGGGCATGGCGCTGGTGATGGCAGCCCTGGCAGGGCTGGCCGGTGTCCTCGAATGGCGGCGGCGCTTCGCAGGTGCCGCGGTCATTGCCGTTTTTGGGGTTGTGGGCCTCGTTGCCGTCCTGACCCGGGCACAGGTGACGCCCAACGCGATTCCGGTCCCGCTGGTGGCCGCCGGGCTGGGCATCGTGCTGCTGCGCTGGCTCATGACACGGCTGGGGGCCTGGCGGGCCTCGGCCGACTCCACATTGCCCGCCCGGCGAAGCTTTCTGCAGTTGCTGGCAGGCGGGGCCGCCGTTGCTGCCGTGGGCGGAGTGCTGGCAACCGCGTGGCGCGGCGCTGCCGCCGGCGTGAACGAGGTCAGGAGCAAACTGCTGCTGCCTTCAGCCCGGTCCCTTGCACCGGCCATTCCCGCCGGAGCCGAAGTGGGGCTCGAGGGCATGGATCCTCTGGTCACGCCGAATCCCGATTTCTACCGGATCGACACGGCGCTCTCCGTACCTGTTCTTGATCCGGAAAAGTGGACTCTCAAGGTGACCGGAATGGTGGAGCGTGAGATTGAACTCGATTTTGCGACCCTTCTGGCCAAACCCATGACGGAACGCCACATCACCATCGCCTGTGTGTCGAACGAGGTGGGCGGGGACCTGATCGGGAACGCGCTTTGGCTTGGCTGGCCCGTCAGGGAGCTGCTGTCAATGGCCGGGCCGACGCCTGGCGCTGACATGGTGCTGTCCAGAAGCTCCGATGGCTGGACCGCCAGCACCCCGTTGGAGGTTCTCACGGACAACCGCGACGCCCTGCTGGCGGTGGGCATGAATGGAGCGCCGCTGCCGCTGGAACATGGCTTCCCGGTGCGGATGATTGTTCCCGGGCTCTATGGTTATGTCTCGGCCACAAAATGGATCACAGAGCTTAAAGTCACCCGCTTTGCGGATGACGTCGCCTACTGGACGCCGCGCGGCTGGACGGACCATGGCCCCATCAAAACGTCGTCGCGGATCGATGTGCCCCGCAACGGGCGCTCCGCTACAGCCGGAACAGTGATGTTCGGTGGAGTGAGCTGGGCGCAGCACACCGGGGTAAGCAGGGTGGAGCTCCGGGTCAACCGGGGCGCCTGGCAGGAAGCCCGCCTGGCCCCCGGGATATCCCTGGACACGTGGCGCCAATGGCAACTGGGCATTGACCTGACACCCGGGCAGTACGAGGTCCAGGTGCGTGCCACCGATCTCAACGGGGCTGCGCAGGCCGAGGAACGGAGACCGGTCGCCCCGGATGGAGCCACCGGCCTCCACACCATTAGAGTTGAGGTGACGCCATAG
- the glp gene encoding gephyrin-like molybdotransferase Glp, with amino-acid sequence MHSPTQSHRTVTDHREAVERLLAPLHTREHTEQLALLDALGRGLAQDVTAPLSLPPFANSQMDGFAIRSADVPRGGAELRVVSPVPAGAAPAALEHGTAAPIMTGAMMPAGADAVVPVERATPDSFPEPGEPATVRLPAAAAGEFVRYAGSDVKAGELALGRGTFLGPGQLGLLAALGISEVTVHKALTVLLVTTGDEVVEPGQPLAAGKIYDANGTLLESAMRQAGIGVVRAGISTDSPEELRDLLKFHAPAVDLIVTTGGVSKGAYEVVRQAMAGQDVDFMHVAMQPGGPQGIGTFNGVPFLGFPGNPVSCLISFEMFLRPVIGGLFGSPAARPVVRARLAGALTSPNGKHQVRRGTLQPDGTVRLEGGESSHLVHALARSNALVHVPVGIPALAEGAEVEVWML; translated from the coding sequence ATGCACAGCCCCACGCAGTCGCACCGGACCGTAACGGATCACCGCGAAGCGGTCGAAAGACTGCTCGCGCCGCTTCACACAAGGGAGCACACCGAACAGCTGGCGCTGCTGGATGCACTGGGCCGGGGCCTGGCGCAGGACGTTACGGCGCCGCTCAGCCTGCCGCCGTTCGCCAACTCCCAGATGGACGGCTTCGCCATCCGCAGTGCCGACGTACCGCGCGGAGGTGCGGAGCTCCGTGTTGTTTCGCCGGTCCCGGCAGGTGCCGCCCCGGCGGCGCTGGAACACGGCACAGCTGCCCCCATCATGACGGGAGCAATGATGCCGGCGGGGGCAGACGCCGTCGTACCTGTTGAACGGGCAACACCGGACTCGTTTCCGGAGCCCGGCGAACCAGCCACCGTCAGGCTCCCTGCGGCTGCGGCCGGGGAATTTGTCCGGTATGCCGGGAGCGACGTCAAAGCCGGCGAGCTGGCTCTTGGCCGCGGAACGTTCCTGGGTCCGGGACAGCTGGGCCTGCTCGCCGCGCTGGGTATCTCCGAGGTCACCGTGCACAAGGCGCTGACAGTCCTGCTGGTCACCACCGGGGACGAAGTGGTGGAGCCGGGCCAGCCGCTGGCCGCGGGCAAGATCTACGATGCAAACGGCACCTTGCTTGAGTCGGCCATGCGGCAGGCGGGCATCGGGGTGGTGCGGGCAGGAATCTCCACAGACAGCCCGGAAGAGCTCCGTGATCTGTTGAAGTTCCACGCACCGGCGGTGGACCTGATCGTCACCACAGGAGGCGTCAGCAAGGGCGCCTATGAGGTGGTGCGGCAGGCCATGGCCGGGCAGGACGTCGATTTCATGCACGTAGCCATGCAGCCGGGCGGACCGCAGGGGATAGGCACGTTCAACGGCGTCCCTTTTCTTGGCTTCCCCGGCAACCCCGTCAGCTGTCTGATCTCCTTTGAAATGTTTCTACGGCCGGTCATCGGCGGGCTCTTCGGTTCGCCGGCGGCCCGGCCCGTGGTCAGGGCCAGGCTCGCCGGGGCGCTCACCTCGCCCAACGGAAAGCACCAGGTGAGGCGCGGAACCCTCCAGCCGGACGGGACCGTCAGGCTTGAAGGCGGCGAAAGCTCCCACCTGGTCCATGCCCTGGCACGCTCGAACGCCCTGGTCCATGTGCCCGTTGGGATCCCGGCGCTCGCGGAAGGCGCCGAGGTGGAAGTATGGATGCTGTGA
- the moaC gene encoding cyclic pyranopterin monophosphate synthase MoaC, translating to MDAVNAQDNRAGLTHLRSDGTAQMVDVSSKPETTREATASATVRSTAEVLALLGSGGLPKGDALAVARVAGIMAAKKTSELIPLCHPLPISKVTVDFELGPDSVAILATVKTRGVTGVEMEALTAASVAALSVYDMIKAVDKHAVLTDIRVLAKSGGKSGDWTL from the coding sequence ATGGATGCTGTGAATGCACAAGATAACAGGGCCGGGCTGACGCACCTGCGCAGTGACGGTACAGCCCAGATGGTCGACGTCTCCTCTAAACCCGAGACCACCCGCGAAGCCACGGCCTCGGCCACGGTCCGCAGCACGGCGGAGGTGCTGGCACTGCTGGGGTCCGGCGGGCTGCCCAAGGGCGATGCCCTGGCGGTGGCACGGGTGGCCGGAATCATGGCCGCCAAAAAAACGTCAGAGCTCATCCCGCTGTGCCACCCCTTGCCCATTTCCAAGGTCACGGTGGATTTCGAACTGGGACCGGACTCAGTTGCCATTCTGGCCACCGTGAAAACCCGTGGCGTCACCGGCGTTGAAATGGAAGCCCTCACTGCTGCTTCCGTGGCGGCCCTGAGCGTGTACGACATGATCAAGGCCGTGGACAAACACGCGGTACTGACCGATATCAGAGTGCTGGCCAAAAGCGGCGGCAAGAGCGGGGACTGGACCCTATGA
- a CDS encoding MogA/MoaB family molybdenum cofactor biosynthesis protein, with the protein MSSPLSNTEPHRHGEAQGRKAGVVIASTRAAAGIYQDVTGPVIIDWLTEHGFEPFPAMVVPDGEPVGAAIRALLTQEPAVVITSGGTGLSPDDRTPEMTISLLDREIPGIMEGIRRAGAVKTPMAMLSRGHAGAAGKTFVVNLPGSPQGVMEGLSVLDPVIGHLCDQLEGGHGH; encoded by the coding sequence ATGAGCAGCCCACTAAGCAACACTGAACCACACCGTCACGGAGAGGCACAAGGCCGGAAGGCCGGCGTAGTGATTGCCTCCACACGCGCCGCGGCGGGTATCTATCAGGACGTGACCGGTCCCGTCATCATCGATTGGCTCACGGAACACGGCTTTGAGCCGTTCCCTGCCATGGTGGTGCCCGATGGCGAGCCTGTGGGCGCGGCCATCCGTGCCCTGCTGACCCAGGAGCCCGCCGTCGTTATCACCAGTGGCGGCACCGGGCTGAGTCCGGATGACCGCACCCCAGAAATGACGATTTCTCTGTTGGACCGTGAAATTCCGGGCATCATGGAGGGCATCAGGCGGGCCGGAGCGGTTAAGACCCCCATGGCCATGCTGAGCCGGGGCCATGCCGGGGCTGCCGGGAAGACCTTTGTTGTCAACCTGCCCGGATCACCCCAGGGTGTTATGGAAGGACTGTCGGTGCTCGATCCGGTGATCGGGCACCTGTGCGATCAGCTGGAGGGCGGACATGGGCACTGA